From the Diospyros lotus cultivar Yz01 chromosome 13, ASM1463336v1, whole genome shotgun sequence genome, one window contains:
- the LOC127788767 gene encoding uncharacterized acetyltransferase At3g50280, whose protein sequence is MPSSSVTISSKCTILPDRNSPIIKTTLKLSVSDLPMLSCHYIQKGVLLSSPPLPPDSLIPLLKRSLAATLSFFPPLAGRLSTDAAGHVHIVCNDAGVEFVHAKAKHLFVASILAPGADVPSCFKEFFVFDNTLSYAGHHMPLAGVQVTELADGVFIGCTVNHSVTDGTSFWNFFNTFAEVCRGDKKISKSPHFSRDTVFNSPAVLPLPAGGPSATFAGDEPLRERIFHFSRESILKLKLKANRKRVNTEILGKESNDGWRAVNGANGKANGAVNRTDEISSFQSLCGQLWRSVTRARKLDGSKTTTFRMAVNCRHRLEPRLEPLYFGNAIQSIPTVASIGELLSRDLHWGADRLHQNVVAHDAATVRRGVQDWESNPRLFPLGNFDGASITMGSSPRFPMYDNDFGWGRPLAVRSGKANKFDGKISAFPGRDGGGSVDLEVVLAPETMAGLENDVEFMQYVS, encoded by the coding sequence ATGCCATCTTCTTCCGTCACAATATCCTCCAAATGCACCATCCTTCCCGACCGCAATTCCCCCATAATTAAAACCACCCTCAAGCTCTCTGTCTCCGACCTCCCCATGCTCTCCTGCCATTACATCCAAAAAGGCGTCCTGCTTTCCTCCCCGCCTCTCCCCCCTGACTCCCTCATCCCTCTCCTTAAACGCTCTCTCGCCGCCACGCTCTCTTTCTTCCCGCCCCTCGCAGGCCGCCTCTCCACCGACGCCGCCGGCCACGTCCACATCGTCTGTAATGACGCCGGCGTCGAATTCGTCCACGCCAAGGCCAAACACCTCTTCGTCGCCAGCATTCTCGCGCCCGGCGCAGACGTCCCCAGCTGCTTCAAGGAGTTCTTCGTTTTCGACAATACTCTCAGCTACGCCGGCCACCACATGCCTCTCGCCGGCGTGCAGGTCACCGAGCTCGCCGACGGCGTTTTCATCGGATGCACCGTCAACCACTCCGTCACCGACGGCACCTCCTTCTGGAACTTCTTCAACACCTTCGCCGAGGTCTGTAGGGGCGACAAGAAGATCTCTAAATCCCCGCACTTCTCCCGCGACACGGTTTTCAACTCGCCGGCTGTTCTGCCTCTGCCGGCGGGCGGGCCGTCGGCCACTTTCGCGGGCGACGAGCCGTTGCGCGAGAGAATCTTCCATTTCAGCCGAGAATCAATTCTGAAACTGAAACTAAAAGCGAACAGAAAGCGGGTCAATACCGAAATTCTCGGGAAGGAGAGTAACGACGGCTGGAGAGCCGTTAACGGAGCTAACGGGAAGGCAAACGGGGCGGTAAATCGGACGGACGAGATTTCGTCCTTCCAGTCGCTCTGCGGGCAGCTGTGGCGGTCAGTGACTCGAGCCAGGAAGCTGGACGGCAGCAAAACGACGACGTTCCGGATGGCGGTGAACTGTCGACACCGGCTCGAGCCGCGGCTCGAGCCGCTGTACTTCGGGAACGCGATCCAAAGCATCCCGACCGTTGCTTCAATCGGGGAGCTCCTGTCTCGGGACCTGCACTGGGGCGCGGATCGGCTGCACCAGAACGTGGTTGCGCACGACGCCGCCACGGTGCGCCGGGGGGTGCAGGATTGGGAAAGTAACCCCCGGTTATTCCCGCTAGGCAACTTCGACGGTGCATCAATCACCATGGGCAGCTCGCCCAGATTCCCTATGTACGACAATGATTTCGGGTGGGGACGACCTTTGGCCGTCCGGAGCGGCAAGGCCAACAAATTCGACGGCAAGATATCAGCCTTTCCCGGGCGGGACGGGGGTGGGAGCGTGGACTTGGAGGTGGTCTTGGCGCCGGAGACCATGGCGGGCCTAGAAAATGACGTGGAGTTCATGCAATACGTGTCTTGA